AATGCCAAGATTATATATCTATTCGGCTACTGTAATCAATATGATTCTGACCTATACAGCCATTTTTCTTGCCCCTGCAGGCATAACAGTCGCAAATGCACTGTTTAACAGAACCTCATATATCCTAATAACTTGGGTTGTCGCCTACTTTCAGCTCCAGAAAAGAAACGCATTTATTGAAGTTACAAAGGGCAGGGAACGATTCCGGCAGATGGCCGATTCGCTGCCGCAGATGGTTTGGTCAACCGGCCCCGGGGGAAATACCGACTACGTTAATCAGCGCTTTAAGGACTATACAGGACTTCCGGAAGAGGAATGCTTCGGCAGAAAATGGGCCCTGATCGTGCATCCTGCCGACCGTCAGTTGGCAGAAGACGCCTGGGTGAAAGCCCTTAAACAGGGAAGTGTCTTTGAAGCAGCCTACCGCCTCCACAGATGGGATGGTGAATACCGCTGGCACCTCAATATCGGTATGGCTTATAAAGACTACAGGGGAAATGTAACAAAATGGTTTGGAAGCTCAACTGATATTCATGAGCGCATCATGGCCGAGGAACAGCTGAAATTAAATGAGGATAAACTCGTTAGAATCCTTGAGGACCTCAAGCGTTCGAACAGGGACCTTGAGCAGTTCGCCTATATCGCTTCACACGACCTGCAGGAACCGGTAAGAATGGTCTACAGCTTTACACAGCTCCTCGTGCGCGATTTCAGGGAAAGACTGGACGTGAAGGGATCTCAATATATCGATTTTATCTTTGAAGGCGCCTCCCGCATGCGCATGCTTATTAATGACCTGCTGGAATATGCCAGGCTGACTAACAACGACCGGCCTTTTTCTGCAATCGACTGCCAAGAGGCCCTCGAAGGCGCAATTAAAAACCTGCAGGTGAGCATCGAGGAATCGGGTGCCGTAATAACCCACGACACACTGCCTGTTATTACCGGCGACGGGGTCCAGATTATGCAGCTTTTCCAGAACCTCCTCAGTAACTCAATCAAATTCCGGGGCGAAAATATTCCCGAAATCCATATATGCGCCGATAACAGGAAAGACGACTGGCTGTTTAATGTCAAAGATAACGGTATCGGAATGGACCCTTCCTTCAGCGATAAGATATTTGTAATATTTCAGCGCCTGCACGGTAGGGAAAAATACCCCGGCACAGGTATCGGCCTTTCTATCTGCAAAAAAATCGTTGAACGACATCAGGGCAGGATCTGGGTTGAATCAAAACCCAACGAGGGGGCTACTTTTTATTTTTCTATCCCCAAAAAAATTGAGGAGTTTGAACCTTACTGAACCTAAAAGACCTCAGACATAAAGGCGGACCTGCCCTTTGGTCCGCCTCTATGGAGGATCGTATGTTATTTTGGACTATACCGTGAAAACTTATTCTTCCTCATCTTCTTCTTCAAGTTCCATCATTGCCTTAACCTGATCCTGATTTTCAAGGTCGCGGGCATAAATGTACTCGTCATAAAACTCTTCATATTCCTCTGTAAGCTGCTCAACGAACTTATCCATCTGTGTCATAATACTATCGGCATTATTGAACAGATCGTTCATAAACATAACCGTGCTGCTGTCTATAAGGCTCGAGATCTTTTTGGCAAGCGTGTTTCTGAATGCATCTGTCTGAGCAGAAAGATCAGCAAGGGTTCGGTTATTAAGACCCGGTATTCTAGCCATTGCCATGTATTTCTCGGCCAGCAGATATGTGCCTTCAGCTTTTTTGATCAGTTCACTGTCCAGCATGCGTACCAGGTGACTTTGTGTAAAACGTGTTTTTTCTCTGAGTTCAAGATTGTTGGTCTGTCTGGCGTAATTGAACAGTGATGATATAACCGGCACAAGAGCGGTAATCAGGTTATCCTTTGCCCTGGCATTTAGAATCGTCTTGTCCAGAATCTCGGAAGACAGAGCCTTTTCAGTACGCCTGATCTCATCCATGGCCTTGCGGAGCTTAGTAATAGTTGAATTAAAGGATCTTACCGTTGATGTGATATCCTTGTTTTCTGCCAGAAGAGTCAGGACAGATTCGTACATGCCCAGTTTTTTCTTTTCTACATCGTTCATTTAGACATCCCTCGTTTAATAATTAAAAAATTTATTATGTTATAAAACATTGGTTTTCTTTCTTGTCACTTGACATCAACTGTTTGAATCGCATTTATAACATAACATATACGATGTAGGAAAAATATAGGATATAATCTGAATTTTATGAAGGACTTATACTATTTGTTTTGTAGTAATTTAGACTACTTAGGAAAGAGGTAGGCGCTGAATAGCCACGAGCTTTAGCTTGTGGAAAACGGGCAAAAAAATTTGGGCTTTAGCCCCCGATTCTCCGGGGGATAATATTTACAACATAAAATCAAATTTCATCATCGGCACCACAAGCCATTTCGATGTGCTGTTCTGCAATCCGCTTACCGTACGCAATATGCCGGCACCAAGAACCACCCTGTGTATACCCGTCAGCTTAATATAAATCCCCGGCGCCAGACTCAGGTAACTGTTTGAAGCCTCACCGCGCGCATCTGTGGTTATATGATGTGTAAAGAGATCTACAGACAAATCATCAGCTTTATTGTAAGGCTCTGAAGGCTCAAAATCCAGAAGCTGCTGGTTGAAATAACCGAGACTCAGGAAAAAATTTAAGGGAAACGTTTTGTATTCTGAATTGACAGTCAGATTGAGATAAAAATTTATATTGCTGTTCACATCAACGTCATGCAGGAGATAAGTAGTCTGACTCTCCACCTCATTATTTGGAATCGTGCGCCTTACAAGAAGAGAATAAGCGTCATAACTGTACTGCTGCAGGCTCGCTCCAAAGTCCAAACGGGCTCCAATACCATCCTTAAAGCTGAAGGCAGTTAATCCAATGCTCCCGCCATAAAGATTTGTGGAAGCGGCAGTTGAATACGAAAACCCCAGAAGCAAAGATATGCTTTTGCCTAATGGCAGGTCGGCATCCACGCCGGCATAGAAATCGGGCAGGTTCCATCTCAGATTATGAAGGCTTTTGCTGCCCGGCCCCTCATCCCAGTTCCAGTCCTCAAATGGCTTATCGTCATTCTGAAAAAAATCAGACGGGGATACTTCACTTGTAGTGCTCATTTTAGCATGGATGCGGTTTTTACTGCCGCCAAAAAACTTTGCCGAAAGTGTCACTGTTGAATCAGGTCTTGCTCCGGTCATGACAATCGGAGGCTGATATACAGGTCCGCTTACCTCTGCTCTTTGAAGAAAAACCTTATCCTCAACCGTCCCGCACCCGGCGTATAGAAATAGCAGTGCAAAAAGAGTACAGGAAACTATAAATCTCTTCGTAAAACCTCCATTAATAAGCAGCTTAAAAATGTAACATTTCCAAATAATTTCCAAATCCTCCCCCTCAAACCCTTCTTCCCGTCGAACGTTTTTCCCGTCGAACGTCGAACGTTGAACGTCGAACGTTTTTCCCGTCGAACGTTGAACTTTCTTCCCGTCGGACGTCGGACCTTTAGCCCTTCCCCTTTACCTTTTCCTCTCCAGTTCTTATTTTAAACATAACTGGTTTAATGGAGTTTTCTTTTGAAATACGCTTTAATTGTTTTCCTGGGCGGCGGAATAGGCGCTGTTACCCGCTACTGGCTCTCAGGTTTCATATACCGCCTTACAGGCGCAAATTTTCCGTACGGGACGCTCGTTGTTAACGTTTTAGGATGCCTTCTGATAGGTTTTCTTATGACATTCTTTGAAGAAAGATTTATTATTACTCCGGCTCTAAGATTATTACTTACAATAGGTTTCTTAGGAGGCCTGACAACATATTCCACCTTCAGCTATGAAACCATTGCGCTTCTTGAAGAGGGGAATATTCTTTACGGACTTGGAAACGTTTTAGTAACAACCGTTGCGTGCCTTACATCCACTTTCGCTGGCGCTGCAATCGGCAAACTTTTATAATTACCGTCGAACGTCGAACGTTGAACGTTGAACGTCGAACGTCGAACTTTTTTGGGAGCGCAGCGACATGAAGCTTTCCGGCGAAGCAAAACTGCTAAGGATTTTCTGCGGAGAATCCGATAAGGCAGGCAGCGTAATGCTCTATGAGGCATTGATGATGAAAGCACGCGAAGCGGGACTTTCTGGCTGCACAGTCCTGCGCGGAATTGCGGGCTTCGGCGCCGCAAGCCGCATACATACGGCTAAAATTCTCAGGCTTTCAGAAGACCTTCCGCTCGTGCTCGAATTTGTGGATACACCCGAAAAAATTGATGAATTTATCCAGACAGCCTGCAGGATGATTGAAGACGCCCGCTGCGGCGCCCTCATGACCGAAGAAAAAGTCAACATCATCAAATACACCCACGGCAAAGAATAATTATTTGTTTTAATATGACTAGCCACGACTGACTAGCCACGACTGACTAGCCACGACTGACTAGCCACGACCTGACTAGCCACGACTGACTAGCCACGACCTTCAGGTCGTGGGAACGGTAAAAAGAATATTTGGGCTTTAGCCCCAGATCCTGCTGAAATGATTTACCATCACGAATTAAACACCAGCGTAAAGACCGTGCACTCATCCGGCGATGAATATACCCTTATCGTCCCGTTGTGCTGACGCATTATCTGCCGCGCTAAACTTAACCCAATGCCCGAGCCGCTTTCCTTAGTCGTAAAGAACGGAATGAATATCTTGTCCTGCACGTCTTCTAAAATCCCGCTCCCGTTATCTTTTACATGAACCAGTATCTGCCCGCTTTCTCCCATAACAGCCCTGAGCTCAATTTCAGGATCCTTTGCTTCCTTTACGGCTTCAATTGAATTTATTATTAAGTTCAGTAAAACCTGCTCAATCAGCTTCTCATCTATCGTCAGCTCCAGGCTTTCTGGCTCTACGGATGACTTGAACATAACATTGCCCGCGGCAAGCATTGCTTCCAGGAGCTTTTCAATCTGAAGAAACAGCCTGTCAATTCGCGTAATAGAATAATCAGGCATCGGAATTCTTGTCAGCTTCCTGTAATTATTAACAAATTCAATCAGCCCTTCGCTCCTTTTGTGAATTGTATGCACACCGGTTTTAATGTCTTCCACTATTTCCTCGTCCTGCGCTTCACTAGTCAAAAGACCCTCTATGGTTTGAGATAGGGAGGAGATCGGTGTGATTGAATTCATGATTTCATGCGTAAGCACGCTTATCAGCTTCTGCCAGGCTTCCATTTCCTGCTCTTCAAGCTCTCTTTGTATGTTCTGTATGGAAACGAGCTTGTACATCCTGTCCTGCCTTTTGAACTCAGTGGCGTGCAGAAGAAGCTGGATGAGCTCATTGTTATCAGCAAATTTCACCAGTACCTTTTCACCCGTCCTTATTGTCTGCAGCTTTTCCAGTACGGCATGGCTGCCATTTTGAAGCGAGTTTATGTTGATAAGACTGTTTACCCTGAGCAGCTTCTTGGCTGCGCTATTTATCAGCTCTACTTTTCCGTCCTTCTGGTATGATATGAGCCCAAGACCTATGTGCTGAATTATCGTCTGAAGGAATCTGGCATGTTCTTCCTTTTCATTTCTTATCTTTCTGAATTCTCCAAGCACTTCATTAAAGGCTTCTTCAAGATCCCTGAAGCTTCCCTTCATGCCGCTTTGAGGAATTGAACTCGTAAAGTCGGCGTACTTAACCGACATGAGAAAACGGCTTAATCTTACGTTTGTCTGATCCATATACCGGAAAATCGAAAGCACCTGATAAATAACACCCAGTACAGCCCCCAGAGTAACTGGAACGCTTACAGGAAGAGCTTCGGCAAAAATGAAAAGCGTAAGTGTAAGTAAAACAATCCTTAAAGTCAGATTAATCCTGAAGTCCTTTATGAAAGCTGAATATTTATGCTTTTTCATCTTACAACCCGTACTTGTCAATTCTTCTGTAAAGAGATGTCCTGGTCAGTCCAAGCTCCTTTGCCGCAAGAGATATATTCCCGTTGTGCTTTATAAGTATCTTCTTAATTGTCATCTTCTCCATTTCATCCAGCGTTGCGCTTTCAGCCGCCTCATCTGACTGCGTCTCCTTTGAATTAAAAAAGAAGTCCGATGGGACAATTATTTCCGATTCGCACATAATTGCGGCTCTTTCAACTGCATGCTGAAGCTCCCGTACGTTTCCGGGCCAGATGTAGTTGTCAAACATCCTGAAGACCGTTTTGTCAAAACACAGCTCTGGCTTGTGATACTTCCTGCCATAGATTGAAAGGAAATACTCGGAAAGAAGGGGAATATCCTCCTTCCTTTCCCTTAGTGGGGGAACGTGAATCTCAACCGTGTTTATGCGGTATAAAAGATCCTGCCTGAACTTCTTCTCCTCAGCCATTTCATAGACCGGCATGTTTGTAGCACAAATGAGCCTTATGTCCACGGGCTTGTATTTCCCGGAGCCTACCTTTGCCACCTGGCGGCTTTGAAGCACCGTTAAAAGCTTTGCCTGAAGCTCGGGCGGAATGTTCCCGATCTCATCCAGAAACAGTGTACCCCCCGAGGCAATTTCAAATCGCCCCGGCTTATCCTCAAAAGCATTTGTAAAGGCTCCTTTTACGTGTCCGAAGAGTTCGCTTTCAAAAAGCGTTGGTGCAATGGAACCCAGGTCAACACTCACAAATGCCTCCTGGCTCCTTAATGAATTGTTGTGTATCGCCCGGGCTACAAGCTCCTTTCCCGTGCCATTTTCACCGAGTATCAGCACGTCAGCCTCAGTCTTTGCAACCTTAAGTATTGCTGAAAATACCTTTTCCATTGCAGGGGAGATACCTACAAGATCATTTAATGGTTTGTTTGAGTCGCGCCTGAGCTGCACCTGCTGCTCTTTTAGCTTCTCAAGCTCAAGCCTCGACTGCCGGAGCTTCATAGCGGATAGATAAGTAGCCAGAAACTTTTCATTCTGCCACGGCTTCAGAATAAAATCTGTCGCCCCTTCTTTTATCGCCCTTACAGCCTTTTCAACATCCCCGTAGGCGGTAATGAGTATCACCACTGCCGAAGGCTCTGCTTTCATGATTTCCTTAAGCCAGTAAAACCCTTCCTGCCCCCCGGTGGTATCCTTCGAGAAATTCATATCAAGGAAAATTACGTCGTATGAGTCGTCTCTGAGATAGTTTGGCAATAGCGCAGGGTTCTTTTCTGTACTAATATAAGAGGCGTAAGGCTTTAAGAGCATCCGTGCGGCAAGGAGTACGTCCTCGTCGTCGTCAACAATCAGTACTCTGGAGTTTTTCTTTTCCATGGTCTTCCTGGTGTCCGTTTTCGTACAGCAATCTAACAA
The DNA window shown above is from Ignavibacteria bacterium and carries:
- the crcB gene encoding fluoride efflux transporter CrcB — translated: MKYALIVFLGGGIGAVTRYWLSGFIYRLTGANFPYGTLVVNVLGCLLIGFLMTFFEERFIITPALRLLLTIGFLGGLTTYSTFSYETIALLEEGNILYGLGNVLVTTVACLTSTFAGAAIGKLL
- a CDS encoding GHKL domain-containing protein; amino-acid sequence: MKKHKYSAFIKDFRINLTLRIVLLTLTLFIFAEALPVSVPVTLGAVLGVIYQVLSIFRYMDQTNVRLSRFLMSVKYADFTSSIPQSGMKGSFRDLEEAFNEVLGEFRKIRNEKEEHARFLQTIIQHIGLGLISYQKDGKVELINSAAKKLLRVNSLININSLQNGSHAVLEKLQTIRTGEKVLVKFADNNELIQLLLHATEFKRQDRMYKLVSIQNIQRELEEQEMEAWQKLISVLTHEIMNSITPISSLSQTIEGLLTSEAQDEEIVEDIKTGVHTIHKRSEGLIEFVNNYRKLTRIPMPDYSITRIDRLFLQIEKLLEAMLAAGNVMFKSSVEPESLELTIDEKLIEQVLLNLIINSIEAVKEAKDPEIELRAVMGESGQILVHVKDNGSGILEDVQDKIFIPFFTTKESGSGIGLSLARQIMRQHNGTIRVYSSPDECTVFTLVFNS
- a CDS encoding PAS domain-containing protein is translated as MNFGKKSSVTFSIILFSIVFFVDINTALGWTVWVFYIIPLFVLAQPSMPRLYIYSATVINMILTYTAIFLAPAGITVANALFNRTSYILITWVVAYFQLQKRNAFIEVTKGRERFRQMADSLPQMVWSTGPGGNTDYVNQRFKDYTGLPEEECFGRKWALIVHPADRQLAEDAWVKALKQGSVFEAAYRLHRWDGEYRWHLNIGMAYKDYRGNVTKWFGSSTDIHERIMAEEQLKLNEDKLVRILEDLKRSNRDLEQFAYIASHDLQEPVRMVYSFTQLLVRDFRERLDVKGSQYIDFIFEGASRMRMLINDLLEYARLTNNDRPFSAIDCQEALEGAIKNLQVSIEESGAVITHDTLPVITGDGVQIMQLFQNLLSNSIKFRGENIPEIHICADNRKDDWLFNVKDNGIGMDPSFSDKIFVIFQRLHGREKYPGTGIGLSICKKIVERHQGRIWVESKPNEGATFYFSIPKKIEEFEPY
- a CDS encoding sigma-54-dependent Fis family transcriptional regulator codes for the protein MEKKNSRVLIVDDDEDVLLAARMLLKPYASYISTEKNPALLPNYLRDDSYDVIFLDMNFSKDTTGGQEGFYWLKEIMKAEPSAVVILITAYGDVEKAVRAIKEGATDFILKPWQNEKFLATYLSAMKLRQSRLELEKLKEQQVQLRRDSNKPLNDLVGISPAMEKVFSAILKVAKTEADVLILGENGTGKELVARAIHNNSLRSQEAFVSVDLGSIAPTLFESELFGHVKGAFTNAFEDKPGRFEIASGGTLFLDEIGNIPPELQAKLLTVLQSRQVAKVGSGKYKPVDIRLICATNMPVYEMAEEKKFRQDLLYRINTVEIHVPPLRERKEDIPLLSEYFLSIYGRKYHKPELCFDKTVFRMFDNYIWPGNVRELQHAVERAAIMCESEIIVPSDFFFNSKETQSDEAAESATLDEMEKMTIKKILIKHNGNISLAAKELGLTRTSLYRRIDKYGL
- a CDS encoding DUF190 domain-containing protein, with amino-acid sequence MKLSGEAKLLRIFCGESDKAGSVMLYEALMMKAREAGLSGCTVLRGIAGFGAASRIHTAKILRLSEDLPLVLEFVDTPEKIDEFIQTACRMIEDARCGALMTEEKVNIIKYTHGKE